In Fibrobacterota bacterium, the genomic stretch ACCTCTTCGGCGTGCCTTTCGCGGACATCAAGGTCGTCATCCATCCCGGCTCCATCGTCCATTCCTTCGTTCAGTTCCGGGACGGCTCGCTGATGGCCCAGCTCGGCTGTCCCGACATGCAACTGCCCATCCAGTACGCCCTCACCTACCCCGAGCGCTGGGCTCTCCGGGTCGATCGCCTGGACATGACCGCCCTTGGTAAGCTCGAATTCTTTCCCCCCGACTTGGCTAAGTTCCCCTGCCTGGGCCTGGCCTACCGCGCGGGGGATCTCGGCGGGACGGCGCCCGCGATCGTGAACGCGGCCAACGAAGCCGCGGTGGCCCGCTTCCTGGAAGACCGCGCCTCGGGCGTCGAAGGGGCCATCGGCTTCACCGACATCCCGCGGGTAATCGCCGCCGTACTCGACGCGGCCGAGATCAAACAGCGGCCCGGCCTGGACGACGTCATCGCCGCCGATGCCTGGGCGCGCAAGTCGGCCTTAAGGATCATGAACGACGGACCGGATGCGCATGCGCGCACCGCCCCTTCCATCGCGTCGGCGGCAAGCGGCCGCGAAGCATCGGGCAAAGCCTCGGCCCGGACAGGCAATCGGTAGCCGTAAGGCTTCCGGAAAGGTTTCCATGCATCTCAGCGGTTATTGGTCCCTCATCTACCAGATCCCCACCGGCCTGATCGGCTTGTCCTTCATGGTCTTCATCCACGAGCTGGGGCATTTCTCGGTGGCCAAATGGGTGGGCGTCAAGGTCCACACCTTTTCGATCGGATTCGGCAAGAAACTGATCAAGTTCAAACGGGGCGATACCGAATACGCCATCTCCGCGATCCCTTTCGGCGGTTACGTGGCCATGGCGGGCGAAAACCCGGACGATGGGGGTTACGGGAATTCGGACGAGTTTCGCCAGAAATCCATCCCGGCGCGTTTGGCCATCGCCATCGCCGGGCCTTTGGCGAACCTGACCTTCGCGATCGCCCTCCTTTTCGGCCTGTACCTGTCCGGCGTGCAAGAACCCAAGACGACCATGACCGTGGGCGAAGTGGAAGCCGGCTCGGCCGCGGCCGACGCGGGCGTGAAGGTGGGCGATGAAGTGCTCAACCTCAACGGCAAGACGCAGGCGGGTTGGGAACAGTTCATGCAGGACGTGGCCATGGAAGGCGGCCATACGGTCAATCTCGCTATCCGCCGTAACGGCAAGGATACCTCCCTGCAAATGACCCCGCAGATCAATCCCAAGTTCGGCATCGCGTTTTCCGGCATCGCCCCGGAAGCCGACGTAGAAGTCGATAAGGTCATCCCCGGCAAGCCCGCCGAGGCCGCCGGCCTGAAAACCGACGACAAGATCCTGACCGTGGACGGGATCCGGATCCCTTCGGCCACCTCGCTCATCGACATGGTTAACGGCTCGAAAGGCTCGCAGATCACCTTCGACATCCAACGTAAGGGCGAACGCCAGCAGATCCAGGTGACGCCGGTGATGGACGAGCAGAGCAAGCGCTGGATCGTGGGGATTTATCCGCGGGTGATCGTGCCGACCGTGCTCGTGAAGCGGAACGCTCCGGCGGCATTGAAGCAGAGCCTGGAAAAGAATTGGGAATCGGGGACCATGGTGCTTCGTACCCTGTCCGGGATCGCGACGGGCAAGATCAAGATGAAGGCGCTCTCGGGCCCGATCGGGATCGTGCAGATGATCGCCGGGAGCCTGCGCCAGAGCATGCAGAAGTTCCTGGAATTCATGGCCCTCCTCAACACCAACCTTGCCGTGCTGAACATCCTTCCTTTGGCCATTACCGACGGCGGTTTGGTGCTGTTCCTTTTGCTGGAAGCCATTCGTAGGAAGCCCCTGAGCTTAGGCACCCAATCGATTATTAATCGGGTGGGGATTTCATTTTTCCTGGTGCTGTTCCTCTTCGTAACGTTCCAGGATATCATCCGCATTCCCTGGTTCCTGAACTAGTCGCGTTCGGGCGCTATGGCGCTTGGCGCTGTGCGTCCGGGGTCCCGGCGGTGCCGGTCCTGCCCGGCTCGGGGCTCCGATGGGCTGCGGCCCCGGCTAATCGAAGAGCCCAGTCGCCGGCCGGACAGGCCACCACGGATTCGACCTAGCCCGGTAGCGCGCATGCGGTGGCGATGGATGCGGTCTCGGCGGCGCGCATACAGGTTTACCTGTCCGGCCATGCCGGGACCTCCGCCCAAGTCGCCCCGATCCGGGCAGGCCCGTCCCCGCCTGTTCCACTGCCGCGCGGCGACAGGCGCCGCAGCGACCGGTTGCGCGTTGATCAAAGGAATACCTTCGGGAATGCGAATGCGATCCTTCTCGGCGGGGGGGAGAGCATACGTTAGGGGGGAATGGGAGGAGCCTCCGAAACAAAATTCCGGCGGCATGCATCCTATTGGCCATGAACCCTTTTCATGGAGGATATATGCTCAGTTCGAGAATGCTTCTCGCCGGGACTGCCGGTATTGCCCTGGGACTTTTCCTGGGCGGATGTAATTCCGCCGATAGCAACCCCGTGAAGCCCGCCGCCAGCGGTCCCGTCGGGACCACGGATCTGAAAGGCTCAAGCGACTTCGACCGCGACCTCATCGCGGCCAAGCAGGGTTCGGGAAATTCCGCGAACCGGGAAGAGGCCATCGAAGCCGTGCTTTCCAGATATGGCGTCCCGCATTCGACCGCGCGCGCGGCCCAGGGGCAGCAACCCGGTCCGGTCACCGAGGCCGTCGCGAAAACGGCGGCTACCACGTTCGTCACTGCCGTCCGTAATTTCAGCGCCGACAACGATATCCATACCTTCTACACCACGGTCATCGTCCCCGCCTTCGGATCCTTGGTGGTCTCGGCTACCGCCAGCCAGGACGGCGTCGACCCCTTCCTGGTCGCGTTCTCCCGGAACGACGCCTCCTCCAATACCGATGCCTATGCAATCAGCGTGGCCGGCTATAATGACGACGTGAGCAGCACGAACCGCAATTCGCAACTCGTTTGGGTAAACACCGGGTTCACCAACAAGAAGATCGAAATCGTGGCATTCAACTACCTGCCTTCGACCCGCGGCACCGTCGGCATCGGTATCAGCGTGAACGGGGCGGTCGCGGTCTACTCTTCCCGATTCCTGGGCGGGAAGGTGGAATACGGCACCGATGCCTTCCCGTCGATTCCTAGCAACTGCGCCCCTTCCTTCACCGCGGTAACGGAATCGAACCGGGCCGGAGGAGGATTCTCGGCGGCCGCGCTGGTGGTCGATACCAAAGCCATGAAAGGCGGCATAATCTGGGACCGGCCTGACCTGGGCTCGCAATCTCTGGGTTTCTCGCCTCAACTCAACAATCCCTATCCCAGCTTCGCCTTACTGTTCGAAGCGACATCAGCCCGTGCCGGTAGCCTGGTCGAAGAAGGCTCCGCCTACGGCTACCTACAACGGGACTACTATATCTGCTTCCCTTAAGCCGAATTTCGCGGCCAACTAATCCCGTTAATCGACCGACGGGATCAATGGCCGGGTAATCCCAGGATAAGACCAAGACATTGTATTGCCAATGCATGACAATACAATGTCTTTGCACTCCCATCTCTCCACCTCCCTCTCCCCTTCCGTCCCGCCCGACCCACCTCGGTCCCAGACGGCCCCAGTTGTCGTGGAGCTTGCCCGGAGCAGCGTGGCCGGTCCGGGCGCGCGGGGCGGACCGGCGCATTCGAGGCGCCAGGTCGCCCCGCGCGCACGGCCCGGCCCCATCGATCAAGGCAAACCCCAAGACAACCTTCCTATATTGGGTTCCCTATGAAAATCCTCATCATCGGGAACGGCGGCCGCGAGCATGCGATCGGCCGCAAGCTGGCCCAAAGCCCGCGCAAACCGACCCTCCTCTTCGCTCCCGGGAATCCCGGGATGGAAGAGCTGGGTTCCTGCTACACCGTTTCGCCGGACGATTTCCGCGGGCTGCTTTCCCTGGCCCAATCCCAAAAGGTCGATCTCACCATCGTCGGCCCCGAACAACCCTTGGTGGGAGGCCTCGTCGATTTGTTCCGCGAACAGGGCCTGGCCATCTTCGGCCCGGACAAGGCCGCCGCCGCCTTGGAAGGCAGCAAGGCCTTCGCGAAGGACTTCATGGCGCGCCACAACATCCCTACCGCCCAATTCCGGACCTTCCGCGCCCTCGAGCCGGCCAAGGCCTGGTTACGCGAGACGGGTGCGCCCATCGTCATCAAGGCCAGCGGCCTGGCCGGCGGCAAAGGCGCCGTGGTCTGCATGAACCTCCCTGAAGCCGAGAGCGCCCTCAACTCCATGCTCGGCCCCAAAGCCGTCTTCGGCGC encodes the following:
- the rseP gene encoding RIP metalloprotease RseP translates to MHLSGYWSLIYQIPTGLIGLSFMVFIHELGHFSVAKWVGVKVHTFSIGFGKKLIKFKRGDTEYAISAIPFGGYVAMAGENPDDGGYGNSDEFRQKSIPARLAIAIAGPLANLTFAIALLFGLYLSGVQEPKTTMTVGEVEAGSAAADAGVKVGDEVLNLNGKTQAGWEQFMQDVAMEGGHTVNLAIRRNGKDTSLQMTPQINPKFGIAFSGIAPEADVEVDKVIPGKPAEAAGLKTDDKILTVDGIRIPSATSLIDMVNGSKGSQITFDIQRKGERQQIQVTPVMDEQSKRWIVGIYPRVIVPTVLVKRNAPAALKQSLEKNWESGTMVLRTLSGIATGKIKMKALSGPIGIVQMIAGSLRQSMQKFLEFMALLNTNLAVLNILPLAITDGGLVLFLLLEAIRRKPLSLGTQSIINRVGISFFLVLFLFVTFQDIIRIPWFLN